GACTGCATATTCAAGCTCAGGGAGAGAATCTACGAACTGGCTCGGGAGGTGGCGGAGCTGTCGTCCCGTTCGCCTCACGCTTTGAACAGAAAGAGGTGATCCCTTTTGAAGGTGAATGAGCTAGTGGATAAATTAGGGTTGACCGTGCTGACCGCCGGAGACGTCCAGGCGGATGTGTCCGGGATGGTCGTCGGCGATCTGTTGAGTTTCGTCATGGCCAAAGGACAGCCCGGCTGGGGATGGATAACCATACATTCCCACGTAAACGTGGCGGCCGTGGCGGTGCTCAGGGATATGCCTCTAGTTATAGTGGCGGCGGGCCGTCCTGTCGAGGAGGACCTGGTGGCCCGATGCGACGCCGAGGGAATAACCCTGGCGAAGACGGAGATGTCCGCCTACGGCCTGTGCGGCAGGATATACGGCATGGGGCTCGTCGAGGGGGAATGACCTTGAAGCCCTTCGTCGTCGATCTCCATCTCCACACCGTCCTGTCCCCCTGCGGCGAGCTGGAGATGGGGGCTCCGGAGATAGTGAGCAGAGCGGTCGAACAGGGCATAGACTTACTGGCGGTGACCGACCACAACAGTTGCCTCAACTACCCGGCTCTGGCGGGGGCGGCGGAGGGTCAGCCCATAAGGATAATCCCAGGCATGGAGATCCAGTCGGCCGAGGACGTTCACGTGGTGGCCCTGTTCGGCGATTACGGCTCGGCCCTTGTCTGTCAGGAGTGGGTCTGGGATACCCTGCCCGATGTCCCCAACAGAGAGGACGTCTTTGGGTATCAGGTCGTAATAGACCGGGATAACGGGGTGGTCGACATGGTCTCCAGGCTCTTGATACAGGGAACGGATCGTTCGGTGGATCGTGTGGTAGATCGGGTCCATGAGCTGAGGGGAGTGGCCATACTGGCCCACGTGGACAGACCGGCTTTTTCCTATCCCGCCGTCCTCGGTTTCGTGCCAAAGAGCCTCCCGGTGGACGGACTGGAGCTTTCCCCCAGGGTCACGACGGACGAGATCGGCCTTTGGAGGGAGAGCTATCCCGACCGAACCTTTCTCAGGTCGTCCGATTCCCATCGACTGGAGGAGATATCGAAAGATCGCTGTTCTCTGATGTTTTTGGAGGAACCCACTTTTGACGAGGTCGCCCTGGCCCTTAGAGGAGAGGGTGGACGGTCTGTTATCATATGACGGAAGGAGGAAATCTCCATGCTTGACGATCTGTCCCTTCACATATTGGACATAGCTGAGAACAGTGTAGGAGCCGGAGCCCGTAACGTCACGGTAGATCTCGTAGAGGATCGTGCCGGAGGCTGGCTTACCCTTTTGGTGGAGGACGACGGCGACGGGATGGACGAGGAGACCTGCGCCAAGGTGGTGGATCCCTTCTACACCACAAGGACCACCAGAAAGGTCGGGCTGGGGATCCCCTTTCTACGTCAGTCGGCGGAGCTATGCGGTGGTTCTCTGGAACTATCCTCTCGCCTGGGAGTCGGTACCTCCTTGAAGGCCTCTTTTCGGCTGGACTCCATCGACCTTCCTCCGATGGGAGACGTTCCCTCGTCGATCGTGACCCTCCTGATGTCGGATCCGACTGTTCGGTGGATATATCGTCACGAGATAGACGGCAGGGTCTTCGTGCTGGATAGCGTGGAGATCCTGGATATTTTAGGAGACCCAGAGGCTCTGAGGGACCCGAACATAGCCCTGTGGCTTAAGGAATATATGGCTGAGAACGTCGGAGCGATCGAGGAAACTTCGCCCGAATAGCCGTTATTTTTGTTATACTTGACCGATCCGATCGTAAAATATAGAAAGGACGTGTCTCGATGAAAAAACCCCTGGACATCGCCCGTTCCGTATGCGATTCAGCCAAGACGAAGGCTGCTTGGTCCGTTCCTCAGATGATGGTCCTGGGAGGTCTGGCCGGAGCTTACGTCGCTTTCGGGGGCTGGGCGATGACTGTGACCACCTTCGACGTCGCCTCGGTCGGGGTCGCCAAGGTGATCGGAGGATCGGTCTTCAGCATAGGGCTTATACTGGTGGTCTTGGCCGGCGCGGAGCTCTTCACCGGCAATTGCGTTATGCCTCTTGCGGTCATGGCTGGCCGACTTCCCATGAGGGACGTGCTGAGAAACTGGTTTTGGGTGTATCTAGCCAACTTACTGGGGGCTGTCTTGGTGGCGGTTCTCGTGTATAATACTGGACTGTGGCGAGGTGATATAGGAGCCAAGGCTCTGGCCATCGCTGCGGGAAAGATGGGTCTTCCCTGGTGGGAGGCTTTCTTTCGGGGCATACTTTGCAACTGGATAGTGGTCTTGGCCGTGTGGCTCTCCATGAGCTCCGAGACCGTGATAGGAAAGATATGGGCGATCTACTTTCCCATAATGGTCTTCGTGGCCTCTGGATTCGAGCACTCGATCGCCAACATGTACTTTATGGCCATGGGGATTCTTCTGAAGGGAGACCCCTCGGTTGTCGCCGCTGCGGCTCTTCCTGCCGGTGACCTCGGAGCCGTCAGCCTCTGGGGATACGTCAACAACCTGATACCGGTCACGGTCGGCAACATCGTGGGAGGAGCTCTCTTCGTGGCGGTTCTTTATTTCTCGGTATTTAAATCCAATCTTGTCTCGCGGTGAGGGTCCGAGGGGGACCTTCATCTCGGGGCATTTACCTCCAATCTCTTCGCGACACGGGGCGGCGGCGGTGGCGGGACTTTCCCGTCACCGCCGTTGTCCTTCGTGATAAAATAAATAGGCTATGCGACGAAAGATCTTTCGTCGCATAAAGACGGGGTTCTCAAATTTACCCCTACGGAGGTTTTTTAATGGAAGAACAGACTCTTTTCGGAAAGATAATCCGTCATCCTCTGGTGGAGGAGATCAAGAGGAGCTATCTGGACTACGCTATGAGCGTCATAGTCGGGAGAGCTCTCCCCGACGCCAGGGACGGATTGAAGCCGGTGCAGAGGCGTATCCTCTTCGCCATGCAGGAACTGGGGCTCAGACACAATCAATCTTACAAGAAGTCCGCCAGGGTGGTCGGAGAGACCATGGGTAAGTACCATCCTCACGGAGACTCGGCCATATACGATACCATGGTTCGACTGGCCCAGAATTTCAGTATGCGTTACACCCTGGTCGATGGACAGGGCAACTTCGGCTCCATCGATGGAGACAGCGCCGCCGCCATGAGATACACAGAGGCCAGACTCCAGGAGCTGGGAGAGCTTATGCTTCAGGATATCGACGAGGACACGGTGGAGTGGGGCCCCAACTTCGACGAATCCCTGAAGGAGCCTATGGTGTTGCCCTCCCAGGTGCCCAACCTTTTGGTTAACGGAAGCACCGGCATTGCAGTCGGTATGGCCACCAATATGCCTCCCCACAACCTTGGAGAGGTCGTCGATGCCATATGTTATCTCATAGAGGCGGGAGACCAGGCCGAGTTCGGCGAGCTGATGGCTCGTATGCCCGGTCCGGATTTTCCGACCGGCGGGATAATTCTCGGAAAGGACGGCATAATAGACGCCTACCGCACCGGTCGAGGCCGCCTGGTGGTGCAGGGATTGGTGCACGTGGAGGAGGGCAAGAGGGGTAAGAGCAACGTCGTCATCACCGAGATCCCCTATATGGTCAACAAGACCACAATGATAGAGACCATAGCTTCATGTGTGCAAAACAAGACCATCGACGGAGTCACCGACATCAGGGACGAGTCGGACCGAAAGGGGCTCAGGGTAGTGCTCGAGGTCTCCAGGGACGTCGACCCCGAGCTCGTAATAAGACAGCTCTACAGGAGGAGCCAGCTCCAGAACACCTTCGGGGTGATAAACCTCGCATTGGTGGACGGACGGCCGGTGGAGCTTTCCCTGACCGATATGCTCCATGTCTTCCTGGGGCATAGAAGGACCGTCGTCAGACGGAGGACCGAGTTCCGGCTGCAGAAGGCCGAGGCCAGGGCCCATATTTTGGAGGGGCTGGTGAAGGCCCTAGACGTGATAGAAAGGGTCATAGCCCTGATCAGAGGGTCGGACAACGCCGCTTTAGCCAAGGAACGGCTTGTGGAGGAACTGGGCTTCACAGAGATCCAGGCTCAGGCCATCCTGGACATGAAGCTTCAGAGACTCACCGGACTCGAGAGGGATAAGCTCAACGACGAGTTCGCCGGGCTTCTTGCCGATATCCAGAGGTATCGTTCGATCCTGGACAGCGAGAAGGTCCTGGACGGCGTCATAGTGGAGGAACTGGTCGCCTTGAAGGGCAAATACGGCGACGATCGCAGGACCAAGATCGTGGACAGGGTGGGTCAGGACTGCTCCGACGAGGACCTCATACCCCGGGAGGACATCGTGGTAATGCTCTCCCGGGACGGTTATCTGCGCAGGGTTCCCCTTGAGGACTACTCGCTTCAGGCTAAGGGAGGCAAGGGTCGTAGAGGAGCCAGGCTCAGGGAGGAGGACGAGGTGTCTCTCATGGGAGTGGGGACCACCCACGACGACATCTTCCTCTTCACCAGCAAGGGCAGGGTGTTCGCCATAAAGGGGTACGTCATATCCGAGAGCAGGACCGGAAAGGGCAAGCTCATCGGCAAATACATCTCCCTAGAGGACGACGAGAGAGTCGTCAGCATGAAGACCCGCAGAGGCCAAGAAGCCGGTTTCCTCTTCTTCCTTACGAGAAGGGGCATAGCCAAGAGGCTTCCCTCCTCCGAGCTGGACAACCTCACCAGGGCGGGCCGCAGGGTGGTAACCCTCGACGAGGGAGACGAGATAGCCCAGATCCTTCCCACCTCCGGGATGGACGACCTCCTTTTGATCTCCGCCATGGGACAGGCCCTGAGGGTCTCGGAGGACGAATTCCGTCCCATGGGCAGGTCCGCCAGAGGAGTCAAGGCGATGAGACTCAAGGACGGAGATAGGATAATAAGCTGCGAGGTAGTCACGGAGGATCGTCGTCCCATCCTGGTCAGCGAGACCGGCATAGGAAAGAGGACGAACTTCGAGGACTTCACCGTCCACCACAGGGGCGGAGGCGGCATGAAGGTCATGACGACCAACTCCAGAACCGGGTTGCTCGCAGCCGCTACGTCCGTCTCCGAGGACGACGAGATCATAGTCATGACCGCCAAAGGCCGCATGATTCGGGTGGCGGCTAAGGAGATCAGGGTACTCGGCCGTACCGCAGCAGGATCGATAGTGGTCCGTCTGGACGGCGGGGACTCGGTGGTGGATCTGAGCGTGGTTAAAATGGACGGAGAGGATCTGGAATGAGGTTCGCCAAGGACGGCTACGTCACCATAGCTCTTGCCTGGAGCGCCGTGGCGGCGGGGACGGTCCTATGGATCCCTTCGCTGATTCTGCTGTTGCCGGTGGCCGCTTTGGTGCTGTGGTTCTTCAGGGACCCCGACAGGGTCCCCGAATGCGGCCCGGAGGGATGGGTCTCACCTGCGGACGGAGAGGTCGTGGAGATAGTTTCGGTGGACCATCCCTACACCGGTACTGCCACCAAAGTGGGCATATTCATGAACCCTCTCAGCGTGCACGTCAACAGGCTTCCCCGGGCCGGTACGGTGGAGTACATGAAATACGTTCCGGGCAAAAAATGGATGGCCTTCGCCGATAAGGCCTCGGAGGACAACGAAAGATTCTACCTAGGCTTCCACACCGACTGCGGGCCTTCCATGGTGGTCCAGATAGCCGGTTTTCTGGCGAGACGGATCGTCTCCAGGACCAGAAGGGGAGGTCGATACGATAGAGGTCAGCGTTTCGGCATGATTAAGTTGGGCTCTAAAGTTGACGTCTATCTTCCCGAAGGTGTACAGTTAAAGACATCTGTCGGACAAAAGGTTTTCGCCGGCAAAACCTGTATAGGAGTGTGTCGCCATGAGAGGACCGATTAAGCTGAAGGGCCACGATATTCACTGGAGGGCCTACATCCCTAACATGATAACCAGCGGGAACCTGCTCTGCGGCATGTTGTCTTTGATATTGACCATGAAGGGGCAGTTTTTCCCCGCGGCCTGGCTGGTCGCTTTCGCCGTCTTCTTCGACTTCATGGACGGAAAGGTCGCCAGGATGCTGGGGGTCAGCAGCGCCTTCGGAGTGGAGTTCGACAGTCTCGGCGACGTCGTGAGTTTCGGCGTGGCTCCGGCCATACTGGTCTACTCGACGGTGTTGTCCTCCGTTCCCGGTGTCGGGGGGGCTTTAGTGGCGGTCTTCTTCGCCCTCTGTGGGGCGCTTCGTCTCGCCCGGTTCAACGTCGTTCACGTTCCCGGTCCCTTCCAGGGACTTCCCATACCGGCGGGGGGGCTCTTTCTGGCCTCCTGGACCATCGCCGGTGTCTCTTTGTCTCCGGCGGCGATGGCGGCCATGGTGGTTTTGGCTGGATCTCTAATGATCTCCACCGTTTCCTACAGCAATCTGAAGGGGCTTAAAAGAGGTGGAGTTGATCGAAAGAGGATGCTCTTCCTGAAGGTCCTGGTGGCCACGGTGGTGTTTCTCCTCAAGGAAAAGGCTCTCTTGGCCCTGATATCGGTCTACATAGTAAGCGGTCTCATCCGCTTCGACTGGCAGGCCTGGCTGTCCATTGCGGAAGAGGACTCTGTGGAATACGACGGAGATTAAACGTAAAGTCTGTCGTCTTTAGCCGGGAGAGGAGGGAAACCTTCTCTCCCGTTTTCTCGTCCTATGGAGGTGTCCAGTAGATGAGCGGTTTTTATGTGGATGCGCCTGGAAGTTACGGCGATCGTTCCGTCAGGATCGAGGTCCTCGAGGCCCCTAAGGGAAGCCCTTGGGTGGTCTGTCTCTTTCACGGTGTCTACGGAGTGGCGTCTCTGGAGGAGGGCAATAAATACGGAGATCTGGCCAGGAGACTGTCGGAACGGGGAATAACTACCTGTCTGGTCGAGACAAGCAGGGACGAGAGGAACAGGTCAGATTTTCCCGACCGGTCCGATTGGGCCTACGCCGCTTTTTCTGGAAAAAAATACGGCCAGGAGCTTTTCGACCATATGTCGGGGCTAAGCAAGGTTTCCGAGTTATTTCCCGATGGGAGGATCTGCCTATGGGGGTTTTCTCTCGGTGGAATAGACTCTCTAATGATCGCAGGAGGAGCGGTGGAGCCGGTTTCCGATCTTGGCCTGGAGGTCCCCTCCGTGCCTTTGGACCGGGTAGAGGCTTTGGTCATCTCCGGTAGCGGCGATACCCTGAGGTCCGGCAGTTCCATAAAGACCTCCTTGCCTGTACTGAGCTCCATCTGTGAGCCCGAGGTCCTCCGGGAGGCCTGCCGAAACGTGGAGGTCTCCTCTGTGGATTTCTTTTACGGAAGCGAGGACGATACCTTCGACGAGCTCTCCTGTCGGAGGCTTTTCGACCTGATATCGGTCTCCAGCAGTTACTTTACCGTGATCGACGGGGCCGATCATCCCTTCAGGAGCCTAGATGGAGTTCCCTCTACACAACCTCTGGATCTTATGGCGGAGACGGTGTCGGCTCATCTCCAGGGCCAGCCGGGCGATTGTCCCAGATAACCCAGTATGTCGGGTCCCCATACGAGAGCTGCCATGAACCCGGCGGTCAGAAAGGGAGCGAGGGGAACCGAGTCCTTTCTTGCCGCCTTTTTCAACAACAAGAGAAGTACGGCGAAGAGTCCGCCTATCATGAATCCCAGATAGGTGGCTATCAAGGCCATCTTCCATCCGAGAAGAGCTCCCGCTCCTCCCATCAGAGTTGCGTCTCCCCAGCCCATTCCGCCTCTGCTCAATATCACTATGATCGCTATGATCCCAGCGGCGGCGGCGGCGCCGATAGCCCCGTCCAGCAGGGCTTCCGTCCCTCCGAAAATCCGAAGTAGCGCTCCTGTCGCGGCGATGGTCCCGGCCAGGTGGTCGTAGACGTAGCCCGACTCGAGGTCCGTCAGGGCGTTGAGCATCATCAGCCATCCCCCCGCCATAGCCCCGACTCCTGCCGGAGACGGTCCCCATAGGTAGAGGGCCACCGCCCCCCACATAGAGTAAAGCAGCTCCACGATGGGGTATCTCATCGATATGGCGGCTTTACAGTATCTGCATCTTCCTCCGGAGACGACCCAGGAGATCAGAGGGATCAGATCCAGGGCCTGCAAGGTTTGACCACAGCTGGGACAGGTGGACCTCTCCGAGCCCCACCAGGGTCTCTCCGAGACGGTCCTCTCTGCGACGACGTTGAAAAAAGATCCCGCCACCGCTCCTATCACCGCTCCTATGGCCGCCAGGGTATAGCTGGGAAGCGACATATACGGTTCATCCTTTCCGGTCTATTCCTAAACATTCTTTCTTGTGTTTGCTCCTTTATCTTGCCATAATAACCTTAGAGACCGAGCTTGGAAAGCGTCGATCCGTCGGCGGCAGGAAGGAGGAGATCCATATGAAGAAGATACTGGTAGCAGTGGACCTCAGCGATCTCTCGGAGGGGTTGGTCCGTTACGGTTACGAGATGGCGGCTATGATGGATGCCGACATTGGCTTCATCCACATAGTTCCCCATCCAACGCTATGGAAGGGCTACGAGCCCTGGCTCCCGCCTCAGTTCGGCCAGGAGATACTGGAGATAGCGGAGAAAAAGCTGAGACGGTACATAAAGTCCGCCTGTAGCGAGGAGAGCAACACCTGTATAGGCTACGACCCGGCAAGGATACACGTAATAGTTAAAGAGGGCAATCCCGCCACCTCCATAATAGACCTGGCCAAGGATAAGGATATAGATCTGATAATAATGGGGCACAGAGGGCAGTCGGCTCTAGAGTGGTTCCTGGTCGGCAGCACCGCCACCTCGGTGGCCAGATATGCCAACTGTTCCGTGTTGATATACCGTCCTCCGATGGAGGAGGAAGAGGAGTCATCCGAGGAGAGTTGAGATAAGGTCCGACGATATTCAAACAGGTCGAATGTCCTCTCTTTTCCCCCGTGTCGGGACGGTAAAAACCTGATACAATTGATCCATGTTCTTGAAAGGGGAGATTCGTGGTGAACGTAAAGGTCGTGGACCACATCGGAATAGCGGTTAAGAGCATAGAGGAATCCTTAAAGTTCTGGGAGGATAGTCTCGGTATCCACTGTCATGGAGTGGAGGAGGTCGCAGATCAAAAGGTGAAGACCGCCTTCCTTCCCATCGAGGAGACGGAGATAGAGCTTCTGGAAGGGACCTCGGAGGACAGCCCGGTCTCCAAGTTCATAGAGAAGAAGGGCGAGGGTATCCACCACATGGCGATCAGGGTTGACGATCTCGAGAAAGCCTTGGCCGAGCTGAAGGAAAAGGGTGTTCGCCTGATAGACGAGACCCCCAGAATCGGAGCCGGCGGCGCAAAGATAGCTTTCGTGCATCCCAAGGCCAGCGGCGGTGTCTTGCTGGAACTCTGCGAGAGAAGCTGACCCAACTGCCTACAGGCAGTATAGAGACGACAAAAAAGCCGATCCGTCTAGACGGATCGGCTCTTTTATGCTTTTTAAACCCCTCTGTTGTCGCCCCAGGTTCTGCGGAAGGTGAACTCGTAAACCGCTTTCCTCTCCCTCTGTGCTACCTCGGCCTCCTGTAGATCCTCTGGAAGCGAAGACGCCTCTCCGGGGTATCCGATGGCTATGGCAGTAACAGGGGTGTAGTCCTCAGGTATATCGTAGGTCTCCTTGATTTTGTCTCCATCGAAACCGGCCATAGGATGGGCGAACAGGCCCTTGGACGTGGCCTCGAGTATGAGGTTTTCAACCGCCATCCCGACGTCGTGCCAGGCCCACAGGTTGTCCCTGCCGCTGGCGAATTTTTCCGCCGCCACGGCTATAACCAGTACCGGTGCCTCCGAGGCCCACCTGACGTTGCCCGGTACCAGACAGTCCAGCATGGTCTGAAACTCCTCGGGATCCTCTTTGGTGGCGTAGATAAAAGTCCAGGGCTGCTCGTTGAAACAAGACGGCGCCCATCGGGCGGCCTCGAAAAAGGACAGGACTATCTCCTTCCCGGGAATCTTGGAAGAAAAGGCCCTGGGGCTCCATCGTCTGACCAAAAGGTCGTTTATAGGGTAGTTTGTTCTCGCTTTTTTTTCCATGGCTCACCCTCCTCCGCCACTCTATAATATACTCAAACAACCGGTTTTACAAATTGCATATTAGTAGTTATTTTCCGACACAGAATCGAGAGAACACGAGGTCGAGCAAAGCCTCGTCGTCCTGGAGTCCTAATAGTCTCTCCAGGGCCGATCGGGCCTCCCTGATGCTTGAGGCGGCCAGGGTCTGATCCGAATAGGAGTCCAGGGCTCCCTTTCCGTCCGCCAGGGATTCGATGGCTACCCTTATCTCCTCTACCTGCCTGGCAGTCGCGTTGAGTCCCGCGTCTAGGGTCCCCGTTCCCGATACCAGGTCCACTATGGCCTCCTTCAGCTCCTCAAGTCCCCGCTTTTCCTGTGCCGATATCCTTATTACCCAGGATTCAGGAAGGAGCTTCGCTATATCCGTCTCGTCGAAGGCCTTGGGCAGATCGGATTTGTTCAGGGCTACTATGTGGGGTTTTCCCGATAGCTTTCCTGCCAGAGACCTGTCCGGTATCTCCAGGGGCTCGCTTCCGTCCAATATCCATAGGATCACGTCCGATTCGTCTATCGCCTTGGTAGTTCTCTCTATCCCCATGGCCTCGACCTCGTCGGACGGGGTTTCCCTTAGTCCTGCCGTGTCCATCAGTCTCAGAGGGATGCCTCTGTGGGTGAAGACCTCCTCTATCACGTCTCTGGTAGTTCCCGGTATGGAGGTCACGATGGCTCTGCTCTCCCTGAGCAGGGAGTTGAGGAGAGAGGATTTCCCGACGTTGGGTCTCCCGATCAGGGCGACCCTTATCCCCTCTCTCAGGAGGTAACCGGTGGTGCAGCGATCCAACAGGTCTCCCAGATCCTGAATAAGGGTCTCCATTCTGTCGGAGACGTCCTGATCCTCTATGTAGGGAACGTCCTCCTCGGGAAAGTCTATGCCTACCTCCAGCTCGGCGGATAGCCCCAGCAACTCGTCGTATATCTCTCGGACGAACCGGGATAGCTCCCCTTGGAGCGTCCTGTTGGCCGCCCTCAACGCCTCGTTGCTGCGGGCGTGGATTATGCCGTTTACCGCCTCCGCCTGGGAAAGGTCCAGTCGGCCGTTTTCGTAGGCTCTCCTGGTAAACTCTCCCGGATCGGCGTGACGACAGCCTTTCTGGAGACACCTCTCAAGACATCTCTGTGCCACCAGGCTTCCGCCATGGCAGTGTATCTCCGCCAGGTCCTCGCCGGTGTAGCTCTTGGGAGCCTGAAAGAGGACGAGCAACACCTGATCGATGGAACCTCCGCTCTCGTCCAGGAGCGATCCGTTGTACATAATCCTGTACTTCATCTTATCCGGCGGGGTAAGGGTCCTTACGAGGGACCCGGCGAAATCGAAGGCATCGGGGCCGGACATCCGAATTATCGAGATGCCTGCGTCCCCCCATGCCGTGGAGATTGCTGCTATGGTGTCTCCGAACATGGCGACCTCCTCGTGTTACCCTTTTTCGGCCAGTAGCTCCCTCATGGCCTCTCCCATGGCCTTGATCCCTCGGTCGGTCTCCTCCGGCGAGGCGAAGGTGAAGCACATCCTGAAGCTGTGTTCGCCCCCTCCGTTGGGGAAGAACGGAGCGCCGCATACGAAGGCGACCTTTTTCTCCAGACACCTCTGGAAGAGGTCTTCCGCCCTGATGTTGGGGGTCGTGAGCCAGTAGAAGAAGCCTCCCTTGGGGGTAACGTACTCTACCTCTTCCTTAGGAAGATATTTTGCGAAAGCCGCCTCCATAGCGTCTCTTTTCGCCCTGTAGTGGGACACTATCTTGGGCAAAAAGGCGTCGAGGTTGCCCGACTGGCAGTACTTGTAGACCAGTGCCTGGGCCACCACGCTGGTGCAGGTGTCCACACCCTGTTTGAATACGGTCATGGTCCTTATGAGGTCCTTAGGGCCTATAGCCCAGGCTACCCTGGTTCCCGGGGCAAGTATCTTGGAGAACGACCCGGCGTAGAGGACCAACCCGGCGTCGTCGAGGGAGTAGAGGGTGGGCAGTTCGTCTCCCTCGAACCTGACGCAGCCGTAGGGATCGTCCTCGAGGATTATGAGCCCCTTGTCCTTGGCGACGGCGACCAGCTCTTTTCTCCTCTCCAGCGACAGGGTACAGCCCAGGGGGTTGTGGAAGTTGGGTATGGTGTAGATGAACTTGACCTTCTTGCCTTCCGATCTGGCCTGGTCCACTGCGTCGGAGATTTTGTCTACCAGCATTCCGTTCTCGTCGCAGGGTATGGTAAGGAAGTTCGCTCCCTGGTTGTACATGTTTATGGTGTTGCCCAGGAACGAGGTCTCCTCGCAGACGACGTAGTCTCCTCTGTCTACCGTGGCCCTGGTGAGGAGGTCGGCTACCTGGCTGGAGCCAGACGTTATGAGTATCTCGTTCATCGAAGGCTCTCTGCCCATCTTGGGCGCGGTCCAACGGGACAGGAATTCCTTGAGAGGGGTGTAGCCCTCCGTGACCCCGTACTGGAGGATATCCCGGCCTTCCTCCAGTAGAATGTCCGCTCCCTGGTGGAACTGTTCCACCGGGAAGATGTCGGGATCGGGCATGCCTCCTGCGAAGGAGATCATTCCCGGTTTTCTTATCAGATGGAACATCTCCCTTATGGGCGACGGCTTTATTCCCCTTGCGGACTGGCTCAAAAGGCCTTGGATCGTATCGGACATCTCTATTCCTCCTTATTATATCTTCGACGAAGAGGTCTGCCCTTAGGGCAGACCTCTTAAGTGTCCTTCTAGATTGTAGCCTTCTTGTCCCTTCGACGCCAGACCCTAGGCCTTCATCTCCCCTATGGCCTCGGCCAGTCGGGAGATTCCGTCCTCTATCACGTCGGGCTGTACGAAGGTGAAGTTGAGCCTCGCCTTGTCTATTCCAGCCGCTTCGTCAACGCAGAAGGGGGTTCCCACCACGAAGGCGACCTTCTTGTCCACCGCTTTCTTGAAGAGTTCCCTGGAGTCGATTCCGGGCATATCGAGCCAGAAGAAGAACCCTCCCTCGGGTTTCACCCAGGATATGCCGTAGGGGGCCAGGTACTTCTGAAGACATTCCTCCATCTTGTCTCTCTTGGGGCGGTAGGTGTCTATTATCACCGGAAGGTGCTCCGAGAGGTATCCCTTGCGGCAGTACTCGTAGACCAGAGACTGACATATGGGGCTCGAGCAGAGGTCGGCCGCCTGTTTGAAGACCACCATCTTTCGGATGATCTCCTTGCTGCCTGTGACCCAGCCGATCCTGGACCCGGGAGCCAATATCTTGGAAAAGGATCCGGCGTAGAGGGTTCCTCCCTTGTCGTCGAAGGAGAATATGGAAGGAAGGTGCTCCCCCTCGTAGCGGACGTAGCCGTAGGGGTCGTCCTCGAATATGGGGATGTCGAACCGCTGGGATATCTCGACCAGCTTCTTGCGCCTCTCGAGGCTCATGGTCGATCCGCCGGGGTTATGGAAGTTCACTATGGTGTATATGAACTTCACCTTCTTGCCCTCGGCCCGGGCCTTCTCTATGACTCCCGGAAGCAGGTCGACCTTCATCCCCTCGTTATCAGTGGGTATCCCCAGGAACTGGGCTCCGTGGTTGTAGAAGGTGGTCAGAGCCGCCAGGTAGGAGGGGTTCTCCGTTATCACGAAGTCTCCTCTATCTATGAGGGCGGAGGCGAAGAGCTCCAGGGCCTGCTGGGATCCGGTGGTGAGAAGCATCTCGTCGGTTTTCACGGTCCTTCCCATCCTCTCGGCGGTGAAGGACGCCAGAAACTCTTTCAGAGGAGGGAAGCCCTCGGTCGTACCGTACTGTAGCAGGTTTTTGCCGTCGTCCTTGAG
The DNA window shown above is from Dethiosulfovibrio faecalis and carries:
- a CDS encoding PLP-dependent aminotransferase family protein — encoded protein: MSDTIQGLLSQSARGIKPSPIREMFHLIRKPGMISFAGGMPDPDIFPVEQFHQGADILLEEGRDILQYGVTEGYTPLKEFLSRWTAPKMGREPSMNEILITSGSSQVADLLTRATVDRGDYVVCEETSFLGNTINMYNQGANFLTIPCDENGMLVDKISDAVDQARSEGKKVKFIYTIPNFHNPLGCTLSLERRKELVAVAKDKGLIILEDDPYGCVRFEGDELPTLYSLDDAGLVLYAGSFSKILAPGTRVAWAIGPKDLIRTMTVFKQGVDTCTSVVAQALVYKYCQSGNLDAFLPKIVSHYRAKRDAMEAAFAKYLPKEEVEYVTPKGGFFYWLTTPNIRAEDLFQRCLEKKVAFVCGAPFFPNGGGEHSFRMCFTFASPEETDRGIKAMGEAMRELLAEKG
- a CDS encoding PLP-dependent aminotransferase family protein, with the translated sequence MSTVWEDNYSYTARNVRPSPVREMLAVIKQPGMISFAGGMPAPEVFPVDKFYEGAHVLKDDGKNLLQYGTTEGFPPLKEFLASFTAERMGRTVKTDEMLLTTGSQQALELFASALIDRGDFVITENPSYLAALTTFYNHGAQFLGIPTDNEGMKVDLLPGVIEKARAEGKKVKFIYTIVNFHNPGGSTMSLERRKKLVEISQRFDIPIFEDDPYGYVRYEGEHLPSIFSFDDKGGTLYAGSFSKILAPGSRIGWVTGSKEIIRKMVVFKQAADLCSSPICQSLVYEYCRKGYLSEHLPVIIDTYRPKRDKMEECLQKYLAPYGISWVKPEGGFFFWLDMPGIDSRELFKKAVDKKVAFVVGTPFCVDEAAGIDKARLNFTFVQPDVIEDGISRLAEAIGEMKA